The following are encoded together in the Nodosilinea sp. PGN35 genome:
- a CDS encoding YoaK family protein, giving the protein MVASSPSKSEFSLGSYLLSDGPAGFMLSWVAGFVDTSAFIILFGIFTAHVTGNIALAGYEFVQADEESTITHLLMFPAFMVAVAATSLLARYARKKDWPVFAVLLTAEAIALTVFLIVGVNLSPALIFNIQEEYILPIGIAGVIAMAVQNALMKEAKGVFKSYIPTTVMTGNTTQLTIDLVQVAISKLAPAGDEKAALAAAESVERMGRILPILLGFALGGLGATYFVLISETWWSLVIPVIVISFMAVVAFSEHFKAAASQR; this is encoded by the coding sequence ATGGTTGCGAGTTCTCCTAGTAAGTCTGAGTTTAGCCTGGGCAGCTACCTGCTTAGCGACGGCCCGGCGGGGTTTATGCTGAGCTGGGTAGCCGGGTTTGTCGATACCTCTGCTTTCATTATTTTGTTTGGCATTTTTACCGCCCACGTCACCGGCAACATTGCCCTGGCTGGGTACGAGTTTGTGCAGGCCGACGAAGAGTCAACCATCACTCACCTGCTGATGTTTCCAGCCTTTATGGTGGCGGTGGCAGCCACCTCGCTGCTGGCCCGCTATGCGCGCAAAAAGGATTGGCCGGTCTTTGCGGTGTTGCTGACGGCTGAGGCGATCGCCCTGACTGTCTTTTTAATCGTGGGAGTCAACCTTTCCCCGGCGTTAATCTTCAATATTCAAGAAGAATACATTCTGCCGATTGGCATTGCGGGGGTCATTGCTATGGCCGTTCAAAATGCTTTGATGAAAGAGGCTAAAGGGGTGTTCAAGAGCTACATACCCACCACCGTAATGACCGGCAACACGACCCAACTTACCATCGATTTAGTGCAGGTGGCCATCTCTAAACTTGCCCCTGCGGGCGATGAAAAAGCGGCTCTGGCTGCCGCCGAGTCGGTGGAGCGCATGGGCCGCATTTTGCCTATTCTGCTAGGCTTCGCCCTGGGAGGTTTGGGGGCCACCTACTTTGTGTTAATTTCTGAAACTTGGTGGAGCCTGGTGATACCGGTGATTGTGATATCGTTTATGGCAGTTGTAGCCTTTTCAGAACATTTTAAGGCCGCTGCCAGCCAGCGATAG
- a CDS encoding antibiotic biosynthesis monooxygenase has protein sequence MVFKDSGGAIAVVSLYKTDPAAQADAVKSFYKLTKSFYKTIPGFYGLALFSSVDGARVVVLSQWADDSSYAAFQASLTSGEDDYTKYYEKYAGSKSGKGSKSQDQPGDGLGEPFLSATFTIDRVVSPPGMVSAIPGGTALVQIAEIAADSPAQQADLVAAAHLALADLPQFYPAPRTAVLLTGVDTPHVALLAHWGTTAEFSDLNQVPQIALATEESAPAFTPDSHLYRAIKVINPKAETYGKG, from the coding sequence ATGGTTTTTAAGGACAGCGGCGGGGCGATCGCCGTTGTTTCCCTCTATAAAACTGACCCTGCCGCCCAGGCTGACGCCGTAAAATCGTTTTACAAACTAACCAAATCGTTCTACAAAACCATTCCTGGATTTTACGGCCTCGCCCTGTTTTCCAGCGTTGATGGGGCTCGGGTTGTGGTGCTGAGCCAGTGGGCCGATGACAGCAGCTACGCCGCCTTTCAAGCCTCCTTAACCAGCGGCGAAGACGACTACACCAAGTATTACGAGAAGTATGCTGGCAGCAAGAGCGGCAAGGGTAGTAAAAGCCAAGACCAGCCGGGGGATGGGTTGGGGGAACCCTTTTTGAGCGCCACCTTTACCATCGATCGGGTAGTCTCGCCGCCGGGGATGGTGTCAGCCATTCCCGGCGGTACGGCCCTGGTACAAATTGCCGAAATTGCCGCCGATAGCCCCGCGCAGCAGGCCGACCTGGTGGCCGCTGCCCACCTTGCCCTGGCCGATTTGCCCCAGTTTTACCCGGCCCCCCGTACGGCGGTGCTGCTCACCGGAGTTGATACGCCCCACGTCGCTCTGCTGGCCCACTGGGGTACCACCGCTGAGTTTAGCGACCTGAACCAGGTGCCTCAAATTGCTCTGGCTACCGAAGAATCAGCCCCAGCGTTTACCCCAGATAGCCATCTGTACAGGGCTATTAAGGTGATTAACCCCAAGGCTGAAACCTATGGCAAGGGGTAA